In the Euphorbia lathyris chromosome 5, ddEupLath1.1, whole genome shotgun sequence genome, one interval contains:
- the LOC136231104 gene encoding protein XRI1 isoform X1 encodes MDYSNGSTGNWDWQGEDYSLQKDPSYDVSQCLWNEVTLNEEDLSYMLDEATPVKACGDLAYHVNHSDNVQKEPEEYREASSQLKRRRMLQFDNQAIDSPLCNEDISSVFLQSNEGADSLEDILPQSSDWVPGYPADVSATSYEVVDQSSDGWLAECLNEAEMQFSPSDMNFHGTSDVQINISEFGSNPLGTQTNAAPKRVARTPRNVIFKGKKSLIRTPTKLASSIVYPFAFIKPCSFHGDVTLKDINQRIRNPPQSKSIQIEEEPPVYPTSAFSGKPVVGKTKIRTEGGKGSITIMRTKG; translated from the exons ATGGATTACAGCAATGGGAG CACAGGGAATTGGGATTGGCAAGGGGAGGATTATTCTCTCCAAAAGGATCCTAGTTATG ATGTATCTCAATGTTTATGGAATGAAGTGACTCTAAATGAGGAAGATCTCTCGTATATGTTAGATGAAGCAACTCCAGTTAAGGCCTGTGGGGATTTGGCTTACCATGTTAATCACAGTG ATAATGTGCAAAAAGAACCGGAGGAGTATAGGGAAGCTTCTTCACAGTTGAAGAGGCGCCGGATGCTACAATTTGATAATCAAGCGATAGATTCTCCCCTTTGCAATGAGGACATATCATCTGTGTTTCTACAATCTAAT GAGGGGGCGGACTCACTTGAGGATATTTTGCCTCAGTCATCAGACTGGGTTCCTGGATATCCAG CAGATGTTTCTGCCACCAGTTATGAAGTTGTGGATCAGTCATCTGATGGGTGGCTTGCTGAATGCCTTAACGAAGCTGAGATGCAATTTAGTCCCAGTGATAT GAATTTTCATGGAACATCGGATGTTCAAATTAATATTTCAg AGTTTGGCAGTAACCCACTTGGGACTCAAACTAATGCAGCTCCAAAACGTGTTGCCCGAACTCCTCGCAATGTAATTTTTAAAG GTAAGAAGTCACTGATACGAACACCGACTAAGTTAGCTTCTTCTATTGTGTATCCATTTGCCTTCATCAAACCCTGTAGTTTCCATGGAGATGTTACTCTCAAGGACATAAACCAGCGGATTCGAAATCCCCCACAGTCAAAATCAATACAAATTGAAGAAGAACCTCCTGTTTACCCAACATCTGCATTTTCGGGGAAGCCTGTTGTCGGGAAAACGAAAATTCGAACTGAAGGAGGAAAAGGAAGCATCACAATTATGAGAACCAAGGGTTGA
- the LOC136231104 gene encoding protein XRI1 isoform X3 yields the protein MDYSNGSTGNWDWQGEDYSLQKDPSYDVSQCLWNEVTLNEEDLSYMLDEATPVKACGDLAYHVNHNNVQKEPEEYREASSQLKRRRMLQFDNQAIDSPLCNEDISSVFLQSNEGADSLEDILPQSSDWVPGYPADVSATSYEVVDQSSDGWLAECLNEAEMQFSPSDMNFHGTSDVQINISEFGSNPLGTQTNAAPKRVARTPRNVIFKGKKSLIRTPTKLASSIVYPFAFIKPCSFHGDVTLKDINQRIRNPPQSKSIQIEEEPPVYPTSAFSGKPVVGKTKIRTEGGKGSITIMRTKG from the exons ATGGATTACAGCAATGGGAG CACAGGGAATTGGGATTGGCAAGGGGAGGATTATTCTCTCCAAAAGGATCCTAGTTATG ATGTATCTCAATGTTTATGGAATGAAGTGACTCTAAATGAGGAAGATCTCTCGTATATGTTAGATGAAGCAACTCCAGTTAAGGCCTGTGGGGATTTGGCTTACCATGTTAATCACA ATAATGTGCAAAAAGAACCGGAGGAGTATAGGGAAGCTTCTTCACAGTTGAAGAGGCGCCGGATGCTACAATTTGATAATCAAGCGATAGATTCTCCCCTTTGCAATGAGGACATATCATCTGTGTTTCTACAATCTAAT GAGGGGGCGGACTCACTTGAGGATATTTTGCCTCAGTCATCAGACTGGGTTCCTGGATATCCAG CAGATGTTTCTGCCACCAGTTATGAAGTTGTGGATCAGTCATCTGATGGGTGGCTTGCTGAATGCCTTAACGAAGCTGAGATGCAATTTAGTCCCAGTGATAT GAATTTTCATGGAACATCGGATGTTCAAATTAATATTTCAg AGTTTGGCAGTAACCCACTTGGGACTCAAACTAATGCAGCTCCAAAACGTGTTGCCCGAACTCCTCGCAATGTAATTTTTAAAG GTAAGAAGTCACTGATACGAACACCGACTAAGTTAGCTTCTTCTATTGTGTATCCATTTGCCTTCATCAAACCCTGTAGTTTCCATGGAGATGTTACTCTCAAGGACATAAACCAGCGGATTCGAAATCCCCCACAGTCAAAATCAATACAAATTGAAGAAGAACCTCCTGTTTACCCAACATCTGCATTTTCGGGGAAGCCTGTTGTCGGGAAAACGAAAATTCGAACTGAAGGAGGAAAAGGAAGCATCACAATTATGAGAACCAAGGGTTGA
- the LOC136231104 gene encoding protein XRI1 isoform X4 — protein MDYSNGSTGNWDWQGEDYSLQKDPSYDVSQCLWNEVTLNEEDLSYMLDEATPVKACGDLAYHVNHSDNVQKEPEEYREASSQLKRRRMLQFDNQAIDSPLCNEDISSVFLQSNEGADSLEDILPQSSDWVPGYPADVSATSYEVVDQSSDGWLAECLNEAEMQFSPSDMNFHGTSDVQINISAPKRVARTPRNVIFKGKKSLIRTPTKLASSIVYPFAFIKPCSFHGDVTLKDINQRIRNPPQSKSIQIEEEPPVYPTSAFSGKPVVGKTKIRTEGGKGSITIMRTKG, from the exons ATGGATTACAGCAATGGGAG CACAGGGAATTGGGATTGGCAAGGGGAGGATTATTCTCTCCAAAAGGATCCTAGTTATG ATGTATCTCAATGTTTATGGAATGAAGTGACTCTAAATGAGGAAGATCTCTCGTATATGTTAGATGAAGCAACTCCAGTTAAGGCCTGTGGGGATTTGGCTTACCATGTTAATCACAGTG ATAATGTGCAAAAAGAACCGGAGGAGTATAGGGAAGCTTCTTCACAGTTGAAGAGGCGCCGGATGCTACAATTTGATAATCAAGCGATAGATTCTCCCCTTTGCAATGAGGACATATCATCTGTGTTTCTACAATCTAAT GAGGGGGCGGACTCACTTGAGGATATTTTGCCTCAGTCATCAGACTGGGTTCCTGGATATCCAG CAGATGTTTCTGCCACCAGTTATGAAGTTGTGGATCAGTCATCTGATGGGTGGCTTGCTGAATGCCTTAACGAAGCTGAGATGCAATTTAGTCCCAGTGATAT GAATTTTCATGGAACATCGGATGTTCAAATTAATATTTCAg CTCCAAAACGTGTTGCCCGAACTCCTCGCAATGTAATTTTTAAAG GTAAGAAGTCACTGATACGAACACCGACTAAGTTAGCTTCTTCTATTGTGTATCCATTTGCCTTCATCAAACCCTGTAGTTTCCATGGAGATGTTACTCTCAAGGACATAAACCAGCGGATTCGAAATCCCCCACAGTCAAAATCAATACAAATTGAAGAAGAACCTCCTGTTTACCCAACATCTGCATTTTCGGGGAAGCCTGTTGTCGGGAAAACGAAAATTCGAACTGAAGGAGGAAAAGGAAGCATCACAATTATGAGAACCAAGGGTTGA
- the LOC136231104 gene encoding protein XRI1 isoform X2 — protein sequence MDYSNGSTGNWDWQGEDYSLQKDPSYDVSQCLWNEVTLNEEDLSYMLDEATPVKACGDLAYHVNHSDNVQKEPEEYREASSQLKRRRMLQFDNQAIDSPLCNEDISSVFLQSNEGADSLEDILPQSSDWVPGYPDVSATSYEVVDQSSDGWLAECLNEAEMQFSPSDMNFHGTSDVQINISEFGSNPLGTQTNAAPKRVARTPRNVIFKGKKSLIRTPTKLASSIVYPFAFIKPCSFHGDVTLKDINQRIRNPPQSKSIQIEEEPPVYPTSAFSGKPVVGKTKIRTEGGKGSITIMRTKG from the exons ATGGATTACAGCAATGGGAG CACAGGGAATTGGGATTGGCAAGGGGAGGATTATTCTCTCCAAAAGGATCCTAGTTATG ATGTATCTCAATGTTTATGGAATGAAGTGACTCTAAATGAGGAAGATCTCTCGTATATGTTAGATGAAGCAACTCCAGTTAAGGCCTGTGGGGATTTGGCTTACCATGTTAATCACAGTG ATAATGTGCAAAAAGAACCGGAGGAGTATAGGGAAGCTTCTTCACAGTTGAAGAGGCGCCGGATGCTACAATTTGATAATCAAGCGATAGATTCTCCCCTTTGCAATGAGGACATATCATCTGTGTTTCTACAATCTAAT GAGGGGGCGGACTCACTTGAGGATATTTTGCCTCAGTCATCAGACTGGGTTCCTGGATATCCAG ATGTTTCTGCCACCAGTTATGAAGTTGTGGATCAGTCATCTGATGGGTGGCTTGCTGAATGCCTTAACGAAGCTGAGATGCAATTTAGTCCCAGTGATAT GAATTTTCATGGAACATCGGATGTTCAAATTAATATTTCAg AGTTTGGCAGTAACCCACTTGGGACTCAAACTAATGCAGCTCCAAAACGTGTTGCCCGAACTCCTCGCAATGTAATTTTTAAAG GTAAGAAGTCACTGATACGAACACCGACTAAGTTAGCTTCTTCTATTGTGTATCCATTTGCCTTCATCAAACCCTGTAGTTTCCATGGAGATGTTACTCTCAAGGACATAAACCAGCGGATTCGAAATCCCCCACAGTCAAAATCAATACAAATTGAAGAAGAACCTCCTGTTTACCCAACATCTGCATTTTCGGGGAAGCCTGTTGTCGGGAAAACGAAAATTCGAACTGAAGGAGGAAAAGGAAGCATCACAATTATGAGAACCAAGGGTTGA